Proteins from a genomic interval of Rhodococcus rhodochrous:
- the hrpA gene encoding ATP-dependent RNA helicase HrpA → MSISPAPNRRELRAALSEVSLRDENRLRRRLDRAWGGEALTEVAAEIENARTRLASRASSVPEIRYPEDLPVSQRKDDIAAAIRDHQVVVVAGETGSGKTTQIPKICLELGRGVRGLIGHTQPRRIAARAVAERLAEELDTELGDAVGYTVRFNDQVTESTLVKLMTDGILLAEIQRDRLLRRYDTLIIDEAHERSLNIDFLLGYLAQLLPRRPDLKVIITSATIDPERFARHFADANGTPAPIVEVSGRTYPVEVRYRPLTVEVGDTLVDRDPVDAVCEAVEELQREGDGDILVFLSGEREIRDTADALRDRKLRNTEILPLYGRLSAAEQHRVFAPHTGRRVVLSTNVAETSLTVPGIRYVVDPGTARISRYSVRTKVQRLPIEPISQASARQRAGRCGRVADGICIRLYSEDDFDGRPEFTEPEILRTNLASVVLQMTALGLGDIEAFPFVEAPDPRAIRDGIALLEELGALEPAKKGETPRLTATGREVARLPVDPRMARMIVEGHRNGCLREVLIIVAALSIQDVRERPTEFQQAADEKHARFAVEGSDFLAFLRLWDYLKEQRRELSSSRFRRLCRDEFLHWLRIREWQDLQGQLRQITVDMGWQTHHRDVNPDDVHKSLLAGLLSHIGLREGDKRDFLGARGARFAVFPGSSLFKKPPRWVMAAELVETSRLWARTAARIEPEWVEKLAPHLVKRTYSEPHWSTRRESAMAYERVTLYGIPLIAQRPVPYGRIDPEVSRELFIRHALVQGEWRTQHKFFHDNRALLEDVEELEHRARRRDIVVDDETLFDFYDQRVGPEAISARHFDTWWKKTRRQQPDLLTFTPDTVVNQDAASVLEGDYPDAWRQGEIQFPLTYQFEPGTEEDGVTARVPVALLANLKSVGFDWLVPGMRTELVTALIKTLPKHLRRQVVPAPDFAAAALASVTPRSEPLVNAMARELSRLGRCTIEPSDFDTGALPDHLRMTFAAVDERGTVLGRSKSLAALRKKLAPRVEAEVSRAAAGTERPAAVVWTAETLGDLPETVTREVGGRKVTGYPALVAEKDGVAVRVLSTPQAQQNATRQGLRALLLSSAPTKAKAVTSGLTNMERLALGRNPDGSFEALIEDCRACAVDELIAAHGAPVRTPEEFEALAATVRSHLPGRVARLLKAVVPVLSRAHEVGVLLDRSNGEAADDVREQLQSLLFPGFVTDLGSRRIADLPRYLTAAAQRLEALPASAHRDAAGMDVLDRVYGAYDKLLARLPEERRAAPEVVEIYWMIEELRVSLFAQGLGTRIPVSEKRVLKAIDGIR, encoded by the coding sequence ATGTCCATCTCCCCCGCCCCGAATCGTCGCGAACTGCGCGCTGCCCTGTCCGAGGTCTCCCTCCGCGACGAGAACCGCCTCCGTCGCAGGCTCGACCGGGCGTGGGGCGGCGAGGCGCTGACCGAGGTCGCCGCCGAGATCGAGAACGCCCGCACCCGGCTCGCGTCCCGCGCGTCGTCGGTCCCGGAGATCCGTTATCCCGAGGACCTGCCGGTCTCGCAGCGCAAGGACGACATCGCCGCCGCGATCCGCGACCACCAGGTCGTGGTGGTCGCCGGCGAGACCGGTTCGGGCAAGACGACGCAGATCCCGAAGATCTGCCTCGAACTCGGGCGCGGGGTTCGCGGCCTGATCGGCCACACCCAGCCGCGCCGTATCGCCGCGCGCGCCGTCGCCGAACGACTCGCGGAGGAACTGGACACCGAGCTCGGCGACGCCGTCGGATACACGGTGCGTTTCAACGATCAGGTCACCGAGTCGACACTCGTCAAGCTGATGACCGACGGCATCCTCCTCGCCGAGATCCAGCGCGACCGTCTGCTGCGCCGGTACGACACGCTCATCATCGACGAGGCGCACGAGCGCAGCCTCAACATCGACTTCCTGCTCGGGTACCTCGCGCAGCTGCTTCCGCGTCGCCCCGATCTGAAGGTGATCATCACCTCGGCGACGATCGACCCCGAACGTTTCGCACGCCACTTCGCCGACGCGAACGGCACGCCCGCCCCCATCGTGGAGGTCTCCGGCCGCACTTATCCCGTCGAGGTCCGTTATCGGCCGCTGACGGTCGAGGTGGGCGACACGCTCGTCGACCGCGACCCCGTCGACGCGGTGTGCGAGGCCGTCGAGGAACTCCAGCGCGAAGGCGACGGCGACATCCTGGTCTTCCTCTCCGGCGAGCGTGAGATCCGCGACACCGCCGATGCGCTGCGCGACCGCAAGCTGCGCAACACCGAGATCCTCCCGCTCTACGGACGTCTGTCGGCGGCCGAACAGCACCGGGTCTTCGCACCGCACACGGGTCGACGGGTCGTGTTGTCCACCAACGTCGCCGAGACGTCCCTGACGGTTCCCGGTATCCGCTACGTCGTCGACCCCGGCACCGCCCGTATCTCGCGGTACTCGGTGCGGACGAAGGTGCAGCGACTGCCGATCGAGCCGATCTCGCAGGCCTCGGCGCGTCAGCGCGCCGGGCGTTGCGGTCGCGTCGCCGACGGCATCTGCATCCGCTTGTACTCGGAGGACGACTTCGACGGCCGGCCGGAGTTCACCGAACCCGAGATCCTGCGCACCAACCTCGCGTCGGTGGTGCTGCAGATGACGGCGCTCGGTCTCGGCGACATCGAGGCGTTCCCGTTCGTGGAGGCACCGGATCCCCGCGCGATCCGCGACGGCATCGCTCTGCTCGAGGAGCTCGGCGCGCTCGAACCCGCGAAGAAGGGCGAGACGCCGCGCCTGACCGCGACGGGTCGCGAGGTCGCCCGGCTGCCCGTCGATCCGCGCATGGCCCGAATGATCGTCGAGGGCCACCGCAACGGATGCCTGCGCGAGGTCCTCATCATCGTCGCGGCCCTGTCGATCCAGGACGTGCGTGAGCGCCCGACCGAGTTCCAGCAGGCCGCCGATGAGAAGCACGCCCGGTTCGCGGTCGAGGGCTCGGATTTCCTGGCCTTCCTGCGGCTGTGGGACTACCTGAAGGAGCAACGGCGGGAACTGTCGTCGAGCAGGTTCCGCAGGTTGTGCCGCGACGAGTTCCTGCACTGGTTGCGGATCCGTGAGTGGCAGGACCTGCAGGGGCAGCTCCGTCAGATCACCGTCGACATGGGCTGGCAGACGCACCACCGCGACGTGAACCCCGACGACGTCCACAAGTCGCTGCTTGCAGGTCTGCTGTCGCACATCGGTCTTCGCGAGGGCGACAAGCGCGACTTCCTCGGTGCCCGCGGCGCACGGTTCGCGGTCTTCCCGGGATCGTCGTTGTTCAAGAAGCCTCCGCGCTGGGTCATGGCCGCCGAACTCGTGGAGACCTCCCGGCTGTGGGCGCGGACGGCCGCGCGCATCGAACCCGAATGGGTCGAGAAGCTCGCTCCGCACCTGGTCAAGCGCACCTATTCGGAGCCGCACTGGTCGACGCGCCGCGAGTCGGCGATGGCCTACGAACGCGTCACGCTCTACGGCATCCCGTTGATCGCCCAGCGTCCCGTGCCGTACGGACGGATCGATCCGGAGGTCTCGCGCGAACTGTTCATCCGTCACGCCCTCGTGCAGGGCGAATGGCGCACACAGCACAAGTTCTTCCACGACAACCGGGCGTTGCTCGAGGACGTCGAGGAACTCGAACACCGTGCGCGCCGGCGCGACATCGTCGTCGACGACGAGACCCTGTTCGACTTCTACGACCAGCGGGTCGGCCCGGAGGCGATCTCGGCCCGGCACTTCGACACGTGGTGGAAGAAGACCCGCAGGCAGCAACCCGACCTGCTGACGTTCACGCCGGACACCGTGGTGAACCAGGACGCCGCGTCGGTGCTCGAGGGCGACTACCCGGATGCGTGGCGCCAGGGCGAGATCCAGTTCCCCCTCACCTACCAGTTCGAGCCGGGCACGGAGGAGGACGGCGTCACCGCCCGCGTCCCCGTCGCGCTGCTCGCGAACCTCAAGTCCGTCGGTTTCGACTGGCTCGTACCCGGGATGCGGACCGAGCTGGTGACGGCCCTCATCAAGACTTTGCCGAAACACCTTCGGAGGCAGGTCGTCCCGGCTCCCGACTTCGCGGCGGCCGCCCTCGCCTCGGTGACGCCGCGCTCCGAACCGCTCGTCAATGCGATGGCCCGCGAGCTGTCGCGGCTCGGCCGGTGCACGATCGAGCCCTCCGACTTCGATACCGGTGCGTTGCCCGACCATCTGCGGATGACCTTCGCGGCGGTCGACGAGCGCGGCACCGTGCTCGGTCGCAGCAAGAGCCTGGCGGCCCTGCGGAAGAAGTTGGCTCCGCGGGTCGAAGCGGAGGTCTCGCGCGCCGCTGCGGGCACCGAACGTCCCGCGGCGGTGGTGTGGACGGCCGAGACCCTCGGGGACCTGCCGGAGACCGTCACCCGCGAGGTCGGCGGCCGGAAGGTCACCGGTTACCCCGCCCTGGTCGCAGAGAAGGACGGCGTCGCGGTGCGCGTGCTCAGCACACCGCAGGCCCAGCAGAACGCAACGCGTCAGGGGTTGCGCGCCCTGTTGCTGTCGTCGGCACCGACGAAGGCGAAGGCCGTGACCTCGGGGCTGACCAACATGGAGCGGCTCGCGCTCGGGCGGAACCCCGACGGATCGTTCGAGGCGCTGATCGAGGACTGTCGTGCCTGCGCGGTGGATGAACTCATCGCCGCGCACGGCGCTCCCGTGCGCACCCCCGAGGAGTTCGAGGCGCTCGCGGCCACGGTGCGGTCACACCTGCCGGGGCGCGTGGCCCGTCTGTTGAAAGCGGTTGTGCCCGTGCTGTCCCGTGCCCACGAGGTGGGTGTGCTCCTCGATCGGTCGAACGGCGAGGCTGCCGACGACGTACGCGAACAGCTGCAGTCGTTGCTGTTCCCCGGCTTCGTCACCGATCTGGGGTCGCGGCGGATCGCCGACCTGCCGCGCTATCTCACCGCGGCTGCGCAGCGCCTGGAGGCGTTGCCGGCGAGTGCGCATCGCGACGCGGCGGGAATGGATGTGCTCGATCGCGTCTACGGCGCTTACGACAAGCTGCTCGCACGACTGCCGGAGGAGCGGCGCGCCGCGCCCGAGGTGGTCGAGATCTACTGGATGATCGAGGAACTGCGCGTGAGCCTGTTCGCGCAGGGTCTCGGGACGCGGATCCCGGTGTCGGAGAAGCGCGTCCTGAAGGCGATCGACGGGATCCGGTAG
- a CDS encoding TIGR03621 family F420-dependent LLM class oxidoreductase: MTEFRFSVNIFEVGSPDAFARWCRAVEDAGFDAVYAADHLGVPAPFPVLVAAAGATERLRVGTMVLNAGFWNPALLAREIATTDLLTGGRLEVGLGAGHMRWEFEAAGIEWERFDERAERLEATVQELQRSFTGSGFDEQAALREAFDLSVLRPVQRRGFGGYGPPLIVGGTGDRILAVAAAHADILSVAGAVQLPGKPPGTFRIATAAEADDRVTFARARAGDRVEDIEWHTLLQAVVETDDRAGTAAALAERFEHTVGADDLLDSPFVLIGTVDEMAGQILRSRERYGFTHFTVHAPYREIFSEVIGRVRALAG, encoded by the coding sequence ATGACCGAGTTCCGCTTCTCCGTCAACATCTTCGAGGTCGGGTCCCCCGATGCGTTCGCTCGCTGGTGCCGGGCCGTCGAGGACGCGGGCTTCGACGCCGTGTACGCGGCCGACCATCTCGGTGTCCCCGCGCCGTTCCCCGTCCTGGTCGCCGCCGCCGGCGCCACCGAGCGTCTGCGGGTCGGAACGATGGTGCTCAATGCCGGTTTCTGGAATCCGGCACTGCTCGCCCGCGAGATCGCGACCACCGATCTGCTCACCGGCGGCCGGCTCGAGGTCGGTCTCGGCGCAGGCCACATGAGATGGGAGTTCGAGGCGGCCGGGATCGAGTGGGAACGCTTCGACGAGCGAGCCGAGAGACTCGAAGCCACTGTGCAGGAACTGCAGCGATCGTTCACCGGGTCCGGTTTCGACGAGCAGGCAGCGCTGCGCGAAGCGTTCGATCTGTCCGTGCTCCGTCCGGTGCAACGGCGCGGATTCGGCGGCTACGGTCCGCCCCTGATCGTCGGAGGCACCGGCGACCGGATCCTCGCCGTCGCCGCCGCCCACGCCGACATCCTGAGCGTCGCCGGCGCCGTCCAACTGCCGGGGAAGCCACCGGGGACGTTCCGCATCGCCACCGCGGCCGAGGCCGACGACCGTGTCACGTTCGCGCGGGCACGGGCCGGCGACCGGGTCGAGGACATCGAGTGGCACACCCTGCTCCAGGCGGTCGTCGAGACCGACGATCGGGCAGGCACCGCCGCCGCGCTCGCCGAGCGGTTCGAGCACACCGTCGGCGCCGACGATCTGCTCGACTCGCCGTTCGTGCTGATCGGCACGGTCGACGAGATGGCCGGGCAGATCCTGCGCAGCCGGGAGCGCTACGGGTTCACCCACTTCACGGTCCACGCCCCGTACCGGGAGATCTTCAGTGAAGTGATCGGCCGGGTGCGCGCCCTGGCGGGCTGA
- a CDS encoding aminotransferase family protein yields the protein MGAIERDGAFVVSRGEGAYIWDDAGNRYLDATAGLWFTNVGHGRTEIGEAIAAQIAKLAHYSNFGDLTSEPTVELAERLAGIAPVPGSKIFFTSGGSDSVDSAAKLARRYWQEVGKPGKRLLVSREKAYHGMHVGGTSLAGIPVNGEGYGRLWEDTARVAWDDAKALLELIDSVGADSIAAFFCEPVIGAGGVYLPPDGYLAEIRDICRDHDILFVVDEVVTGFGRIGGSWFASSRFDLNPDMVTTAKGLTSGYLPMGALFVAPRVAEPFFAGGVWWRHGYTYGGHAAAAAAALANLDIIEREDLLTESARIERTLHEKLAPLADHPRVAEVRSGLGAVAAVQLADPSEALGFVKTLRQHGISGRAAGQGAMQISPSFVMTDEQITDLADGIAAALG from the coding sequence ATGGGCGCGATCGAACGGGACGGCGCATTCGTCGTGTCGCGCGGGGAAGGCGCGTACATCTGGGACGACGCCGGCAACCGTTACCTCGATGCCACCGCCGGACTGTGGTTCACCAACGTCGGTCACGGCCGCACCGAGATCGGCGAGGCGATCGCAGCGCAGATCGCCAAGCTCGCCCACTACTCGAACTTCGGCGACCTGACCTCCGAGCCCACGGTCGAACTCGCCGAGCGTCTCGCGGGGATCGCCCCGGTTCCGGGCAGCAAGATCTTCTTCACCTCCGGCGGATCCGACTCGGTCGATTCGGCGGCCAAGCTCGCGCGGCGGTACTGGCAGGAGGTCGGAAAGCCCGGCAAGCGGCTGCTGGTCTCGCGGGAGAAGGCGTACCACGGCATGCACGTCGGTGGTACCTCGCTCGCCGGTATCCCCGTCAACGGTGAGGGCTACGGCCGCCTGTGGGAGGACACCGCGCGGGTTGCGTGGGACGACGCCAAGGCTCTGCTCGAACTCATCGATTCGGTCGGTGCCGACTCCATCGCGGCCTTCTTCTGCGAACCCGTCATCGGTGCGGGCGGGGTGTACCTGCCGCCGGACGGCTATCTCGCCGAGATCCGCGACATCTGCCGCGACCACGACATCCTGTTCGTCGTCGACGAGGTGGTCACCGGTTTCGGTCGTATCGGTGGTTCGTGGTTCGCGTCGTCCCGATTCGATCTGAATCCCGACATGGTCACCACCGCAAAGGGACTCACCTCCGGCTACCTGCCGATGGGCGCTCTGTTCGTCGCTCCGCGGGTCGCCGAACCGTTCTTCGCCGGAGGCGTGTGGTGGCGCCACGGCTACACCTACGGCGGGCACGCTGCCGCCGCAGCGGCCGCTCTCGCCAACCTCGACATCATCGAGCGCGAGGATCTGCTCACCGAGTCGGCGCGTATCGAGCGGACGCTGCACGAGAAGCTCGCTCCGCTGGCGGATCATCCGCGGGTCGCCGAGGTCCGCAGCGGTCTCGGTGCGGTGGCGGCCGTGCAGCTCGCCGATCCGTCCGAGGCGCTCGGCTTCGTCAAGACCCTGCGACAGCACGGGATCTCGGGACGTGCGGCCGGTCAGGGAGCGATGCAGATCTCCCCGTCGTTCGTGATGACCGACGAGCAGATCACCGATCTCGCCGACGGAATCGCCGCAGCACTCGGCTGA
- a CDS encoding hydrogen peroxide-inducible genes activator, whose amino-acid sequence MTDQSYQPTLSQLRAFVAVATYRHFGTAAARLEVSQPTLSQGLAALENGLGVQLIERSTRRVLVTPVGARLLPYAEVVLDAADGFVDAAAGVSDGLSGPLRVGLIPTVAPYVLPEILPALDEAMPALSLQVVEDQTARLLDALRAGTLDVAVLALPADVSGVIEVPLYDEEFVLVLPTGHELAGRTDLSVSALDNAQLLLLDEGHCLRDQTLDLCRSVDARPTFGDTRATSLSTVVRCVAGRLGITLVPASAVAVETARGDLEVAHFADPAPGRRIGLVFRSSSPRGVDYRILAETIRGCVPPTCRPVVS is encoded by the coding sequence GTGACCGATCAGAGCTACCAGCCCACCCTCTCGCAGCTGCGTGCCTTCGTCGCGGTGGCCACCTACCGCCACTTCGGCACGGCCGCAGCGCGACTCGAGGTCAGCCAGCCCACCCTGTCCCAGGGTCTGGCGGCTCTCGAGAACGGCCTCGGCGTCCAGCTCATCGAGCGCAGCACCCGCCGTGTGCTGGTGACACCGGTGGGTGCACGCCTGCTTCCCTACGCAGAGGTGGTGCTCGACGCAGCCGACGGCTTCGTCGACGCGGCGGCAGGAGTGTCCGACGGACTGTCGGGCCCGCTGCGGGTGGGGTTGATCCCCACCGTCGCGCCCTACGTCCTGCCCGAGATCCTGCCCGCACTCGACGAAGCGATGCCGGCCCTGTCGCTGCAGGTCGTCGAGGACCAGACTGCGCGGCTCCTCGACGCACTGCGCGCCGGAACCCTCGACGTCGCCGTCCTCGCACTGCCCGCCGACGTTTCGGGTGTGATCGAAGTTCCGCTGTACGACGAGGAATTCGTCCTCGTCCTGCCGACCGGACACGAACTCGCCGGGCGCACCGATCTCTCGGTCTCCGCACTCGACAATGCGCAACTGCTGCTGCTCGACGAAGGCCACTGCCTGCGCGACCAGACACTCGACCTGTGCCGGTCCGTCGACGCGCGACCGACATTCGGCGACACCCGTGCGACCTCCCTGTCCACCGTGGTGCGCTGCGTCGCAGGACGATTGGGCATCACGCTCGTCCCGGCCTCCGCGGTCGCCGTCGAAACCGCCCGGGGAGACCTCGAGGTCGCGCACTTCGCGGACCCGGCACCCGGCCGCCGGATCGGTCTGGTGTTCCGCTCGTCGTCCCCGCGCGGAGTCGACTACCGCATCCTCGCCGAGACCATCCGCGGCTGCGTCCCGCCGACCTGCCGCCCCGTCGTCTCCTGA
- a CDS encoding LysR family substrate-binding domain-containing protein codes for MSEPTVQPFRLAYVPGVTPAKWVRVWNERMPDVPIELVPVEPTAGADPLREDAADIALLRLPLQRDGLSVIPLYTEVSVVVVPKEHVFAAVDEVSVSDLADETVLHPLDDVLDWVALPGEEAFERPATTEDAISHVASEVGVLVTPQSLARLHHRRDLTYRPVVDAPASQVGLVWITDRTTDLVDEFVGIVRGRTANSSRGRRSDSEPEAESGGTSRRGERKGSAPKRRAPEPKTSRRAGTSARKRPGKPRRGRR; via the coding sequence GTGAGCGAACCGACCGTGCAACCCTTCCGCTTGGCCTACGTCCCGGGTGTCACCCCCGCGAAGTGGGTGCGGGTGTGGAACGAGCGGATGCCGGACGTCCCGATCGAACTGGTCCCCGTCGAACCGACGGCAGGCGCGGATCCGCTGCGCGAGGACGCCGCCGACATCGCACTGCTGCGCCTGCCGCTGCAACGGGACGGCCTGTCGGTCATCCCCCTCTACACCGAGGTCTCCGTCGTGGTGGTGCCCAAGGAGCACGTGTTCGCGGCGGTCGACGAGGTGTCGGTGTCCGACCTCGCCGACGAGACGGTGCTGCATCCGCTCGACGACGTGCTCGATTGGGTCGCCCTTCCCGGCGAGGAGGCCTTCGAGCGGCCCGCGACCACCGAGGACGCGATCTCGCACGTCGCCTCGGAAGTGGGTGTGCTCGTCACGCCGCAGTCGCTCGCCCGCCTGCACCACCGACGCGACCTGACCTACCGTCCCGTCGTCGACGCGCCGGCGTCCCAGGTGGGTCTCGTGTGGATCACCGACCGGACGACCGATCTCGTCGACGAGTTCGTCGGCATCGTCCGGGGACGGACGGCCAACAGTTCTCGTGGCCGCCGCAGCGACTCCGAACCGGAAGCCGAGTCGGGCGGCACCTCGCGTCGTGGTGAACGCAAGGGCTCGGCCCCGAAGCGCCGCGCGCCGGAACCCAAGACGTCGCGCCGAGCAGGGACCTCCGCGCGCAAGCGCCCCGGAAAACCCCGACGCGGTCGGCGCTGA
- a CDS encoding DEAD/DEAH box helicase translates to MLLPDLIPDPVDDDALFDAFTTWTTDRGISLYPAQEEALMELVAGSNVILATPTGSGKSMVALGAHFFALAAGKRTFYTAPIKALVSEKFFALCDVFGADKVGMMTGDASVNAGAPIICATAEIVANLALREGPDSDIGQVVMDEFHFYSEPDRGWAWQVPLIELPHAQFLLMSATLGDVTFLQKDLTRRTGRPTAEVSGSERPVPLTFSYSQAPIGEAIEELVTTHQAPVYVVHFTQAAALERAQALTSVNMCTKAEKEAIATALGDFRFSTGFGKTLSRLVRHGIGVHHAGMLPKYRRLIEKLAQDGLLKVICGTDTLGVGINVPIRTVLLTGLTKFDGTRTRQLKAREFHQIAGRAGRAGYDTMGTVVVQAPEHEIENVRALAKAGDDPKKRRKVQRKKAPEGFVSWGEGTFDKLIAASPEPLQSRFSVSNSMLLNVIARPGNCFDAMRHLLEDNHEPRPAQRKHILKAISLYRGLLQAGVVQQLDEPDEFGRRARLTVDLQRDFALNQPLSPFALAAIELLDVDSPTYALDVVSVIESTLDDPRQVLMAQQHAARGEAVAQMKADGIEYDERMELLEEITWPKPLVELLEPAFETYRGGHPWVSEFPLSPKSVVRDMIERSMTFSELVSHYGLARSEGLVLRYLADAYRALRQTVPDAARTEELEDIIEWLGELIRQVDSSLLDEWESLTHPGVESDDQQIAFGVDSPRPLSANVRAFKVMVRNAMFKRVELASRRRWDKLAALGDGLDAEDWEDLLELYFDEYDEIGTGPDARGPLLFTVETGPELWRVRQTLHDPQGDHGWALIGEVNLGESDAAGEVVFDEFEIVEG, encoded by the coding sequence GTGCTGCTTCCCGATCTGATACCCGACCCCGTCGATGACGACGCGTTGTTCGACGCGTTCACCACCTGGACGACGGATCGGGGCATCTCGCTGTATCCGGCGCAGGAGGAAGCGCTCATGGAGCTCGTCGCCGGCTCCAACGTCATCCTCGCCACACCCACGGGCTCGGGGAAATCGATGGTGGCGCTCGGTGCGCACTTCTTCGCGCTCGCCGCGGGCAAGCGCACCTTCTACACCGCCCCGATCAAGGCGCTCGTGAGCGAGAAGTTCTTCGCCCTGTGCGACGTCTTCGGTGCCGACAAGGTCGGCATGATGACCGGCGACGCGTCGGTCAACGCCGGAGCACCGATCATCTGCGCCACCGCCGAGATCGTCGCGAATCTCGCGTTGCGCGAAGGACCGGACTCCGACATCGGCCAGGTCGTGATGGACGAGTTCCACTTCTACTCCGAACCCGACCGCGGGTGGGCGTGGCAGGTTCCGCTCATCGAATTGCCGCACGCGCAGTTCCTGCTCATGTCCGCGACGCTCGGCGACGTGACTTTCCTGCAGAAGGACCTGACCCGCCGCACGGGACGGCCGACGGCGGAGGTCTCGGGCTCCGAACGTCCGGTCCCGCTGACCTTCTCGTACTCGCAGGCACCCATCGGGGAAGCGATCGAGGAGCTCGTCACGACGCACCAGGCGCCCGTCTACGTCGTGCACTTCACCCAGGCCGCGGCCCTCGAGCGCGCTCAGGCTCTGACCAGCGTGAACATGTGCACGAAGGCCGAGAAGGAGGCGATCGCCACCGCTCTGGGCGACTTCCGGTTCTCCACCGGTTTCGGCAAGACCCTTTCGCGTCTCGTCCGGCACGGTATCGGCGTGCACCACGCGGGCATGCTGCCGAAATACCGGCGCCTGATCGAGAAGCTCGCGCAGGACGGGCTGCTGAAGGTCATCTGCGGTACCGACACGCTCGGCGTCGGCATCAACGTGCCGATCCGCACCGTGCTGCTCACGGGCCTGACGAAGTTCGACGGCACCCGCACCCGGCAGCTCAAGGCGCGCGAGTTCCACCAGATCGCCGGTCGTGCAGGTCGCGCCGGATACGACACGATGGGCACCGTCGTCGTGCAGGCCCCGGAGCACGAGATCGAGAACGTCCGGGCTCTCGCCAAGGCCGGGGACGATCCGAAGAAGCGCCGGAAGGTGCAGCGCAAGAAGGCACCCGAAGGTTTCGTCTCGTGGGGTGAGGGCACCTTCGACAAGCTGATCGCGGCGTCGCCCGAACCGCTGCAGTCGCGGTTCTCGGTGAGCAACTCGATGTTGCTCAACGTCATTGCGCGACCGGGCAATTGCTTCGACGCGATGCGGCATCTGCTCGAGGACAACCACGAACCCCGTCCGGCGCAGCGCAAGCACATCCTCAAGGCGATCTCGCTGTATCGGGGGCTGCTGCAGGCGGGCGTGGTCCAGCAGCTCGACGAGCCGGACGAGTTCGGGCGCCGGGCCCGTCTCACCGTCGACCTGCAACGCGACTTCGCGCTCAACCAGCCGCTGTCGCCGTTCGCCCTCGCAGCGATCGAACTGCTCGACGTCGACTCCCCCACCTACGCTCTCGATGTCGTGTCGGTCATCGAATCGACGCTCGACGATCCGCGTCAGGTGCTCATGGCACAGCAGCACGCTGCGCGCGGTGAGGCCGTCGCGCAGATGAAGGCCGACGGCATCGAGTACGACGAGCGAATGGAACTGCTCGAGGAGATCACCTGGCCCAAGCCGCTCGTAGAGCTGCTCGAGCCTGCCTTCGAGACGTACCGGGGTGGCCATCCCTGGGTGTCGGAGTTCCCGCTGTCCCCGAAGTCGGTGGTGCGCGACATGATCGAGCGCAGCATGACCTTCTCCGAGCTGGTCTCGCACTACGGTCTGGCCCGCTCCGAGGGGTTGGTCCTGCGCTATCTCGCCGACGCCTACCGCGCCCTGCGGCAGACGGTACCGGACGCCGCGCGCACGGAGGAGCTCGAGGACATCATCGAGTGGCTCGGCGAACTGATCCGTCAGGTCGACTCGTCCCTGCTCGACGAGTGGGAGTCGCTCACCCATCCCGGGGTGGAATCCGACGACCAGCAGATCGCGTTCGGTGTCGACTCTCCTCGCCCGTTGTCCGCGAACGTCCGTGCGTTCAAGGTCATGGTCCGCAACGCGATGTTCAAGCGGGTCGAGCTGGCCTCACGTCGGCGCTGGGACAAACTCGCGGCCCTCGGCGACGGTCTCGACGCCGAGGACTGGGAGGACCTGCTCGAGTTGTACTTCGACGAGTACGACGAGATCGGCACCGGCCCCGACGCGCGTGGACCGCTGCTCTTCACCGTCGAGACGGGTCCCGAACTGTGGCGGGTGCGTCAGACCCTGCACGACCCGCAGGGCGATCACGGCTGGGCGTTGATCGGCGAGGTGAATCTCGGCGAGTCCGATGCGGCCGGTGAAGTGGTGTTCGACGAGTTCGAGATCGTCGAGGGCTGA